A genomic window from Massilia sp. METH4 includes:
- the plsY gene encoding glycerol-3-phosphate 1-O-acyltransferase PlsY, with protein sequence MTTILLAIAAYLIGSISFAVVVSKAYGLSDPRTYGSGNPGATNVLRSGNKGAAVWTLIGDAFKGWLAVWLTIHFQKQLGIGDGTIAIVALAVFVGHLWPVFFRFEGGKGVATAAGVLLALDIWLGLATLATWLIVAYAFRYSSLAALVASVFAPFYYGLLFGVEPQLFAVVVMCGLLIWRHARNIGNLMAGKESRIGSKSKAAAAAKKK encoded by the coding sequence ATGACTACCATCCTGCTGGCGATTGCCGCCTACCTGATCGGCTCGATTTCTTTTGCCGTTGTCGTGAGCAAGGCCTATGGCCTGTCGGACCCGCGCACCTACGGCTCAGGCAACCCGGGTGCCACCAACGTGCTGCGCAGCGGAAACAAGGGGGCCGCCGTCTGGACACTGATCGGCGATGCCTTCAAGGGCTGGCTGGCGGTCTGGCTGACGATCCATTTCCAGAAGCAGCTCGGCATCGGCGATGGCACCATCGCCATCGTGGCGCTGGCCGTCTTCGTCGGCCACCTGTGGCCGGTGTTTTTCCGCTTCGAGGGCGGCAAGGGCGTGGCCACCGCGGCGGGCGTGCTGCTGGCGCTGGACATCTGGCTCGGCCTGGCCACGCTGGCGACCTGGCTGATCGTTGCCTATGCGTTTCGCTACTCGTCGCTGGCGGCCCTGGTCGCCTCCGTGTTCGCGCCGTTCTACTATGGCCTGCTGTTCGGGGTGGAACCCCAGCTGTTCGCCGTGGTGGTGATGTGCGGCCTGCTCATATGGCGCCACGCCAGGAACATCGGCAACCTGATGGCCGGCAAGGAAAGCCGGATCGGCAGCAAGAGCAAGGCCGCTGCCGCGGCGAAGAAAAAGTAA
- a CDS encoding DsbA family oxidoreductase, whose protein sequence is MTTPTQPLRIDFVSDVSCPWCAVGLKSLETALARIPEADVEFHFQPFELNPNMGKEGQDITEHITEKYGSTPEQQEQSREMIRQRGAAVGFTFAMDKRSRIYNTFDAHRLLHWAEEEDRQRELKHALFEAYFTNGEDPSSHEVLLRAAEKAGLDREAARDVLESDRYADEVRMLEQYWQQAGVRSVPAIVVNQRHLISGGQPPDVFEGALRQILEGK, encoded by the coding sequence ATGACCACACCCACCCAGCCGCTGCGCATCGATTTCGTTTCCGACGTTTCCTGCCCGTGGTGCGCCGTCGGGCTGAAGTCGCTGGAAACGGCGCTTGCGCGCATTCCCGAAGCCGACGTCGAATTCCACTTCCAGCCCTTTGAACTGAACCCGAACATGGGCAAGGAAGGGCAGGACATCACCGAACACATCACCGAAAAATACGGCAGCACGCCCGAACAGCAGGAACAATCGCGCGAGATGATCCGCCAGCGCGGCGCCGCGGTCGGCTTCACGTTCGCGATGGACAAGCGCAGTCGCATCTACAACACCTTCGACGCCCACCGCCTGCTGCACTGGGCCGAGGAAGAGGACCGCCAGCGGGAATTGAAGCACGCGCTGTTCGAAGCCTATTTCACGAACGGCGAAGACCCGAGCTCGCACGAAGTGCTGCTGCGCGCGGCCGAGAAAGCCGGCCTGGACCGCGAGGCCGCCCGGGACGTGCTGGAATCGGACCGGTATGCGGACGAAGTGCGCATGCTGGAGCAGTACTGGCAGCAGGCCGGGGTGCGCTCGGTGCCGGCCATCGTGGTCAACCAGCGCCACCTGATTTCCGGCGGCCAGCCGCCGGACGTATTCGAGGGCGCGTTGCGGCAGATCCTGGAAGGCAAGTAG
- a CDS encoding DUF427 domain-containing protein has product MPKAIWNGAVIAEAAPDEVEIVEQNVYFPPERVKREYLKDSSHTTLCPWKGVASYYDVEVDGQVNRNAAWYYPAAKEAAKSIEGRIAFWHGVEVSR; this is encoded by the coding sequence ATGCCGAAAGCCATCTGGAACGGCGCCGTGATCGCCGAGGCAGCCCCCGACGAGGTGGAGATCGTCGAACAGAACGTGTATTTTCCGCCGGAGCGCGTGAAACGCGAATACCTGAAGGACAGTAGCCACACCACGCTGTGCCCGTGGAAGGGCGTGGCCAGCTATTACGACGTGGAAGTGGATGGCCAGGTGAACCGCAACGCCGCCTGGTACTACCCGGCCGCCAAGGAAGCGGCCAAGTCGATCGAGGGCCGCATCGCCTTCTGGCATGGGGTCGAGGTCAGCCGCTGA